A DNA window from Mycolicibacter hiberniae contains the following coding sequences:
- a CDS encoding PD-(D/E)XK motif protein, with translation MSDYQKLVFDHWPQIESEGVASPGGWRSMTLPIVAHSRKLIQAVDELGQHHLLIPADGTPHPENTRSPLAMSFRNFRFGTGGETAAEGRYFDIHCRLPALNLEFDTVVGEVIAAVENASHPIGAAAATLAAWRRLFATLADVRPLTHQEKLAAFGELSVLQDLVVGFSDFHAASWTGPERKPHDFELADASIEVKSVGDNSETITVHGLEQLVSADGKPLYLIIRRVVEEPNGRTVPELLGEILTECDDPAVVRQRAARIGVYESMEDVTRFEVTESLIGKVDNDFPRITRDTLGPVLADVVSGLSYDIQLAAVRDRLTPGSVDTLQKRKS, from the coding sequence ATGAGCGACTACCAAAAACTTGTCTTTGACCATTGGCCTCAGATCGAGAGCGAAGGGGTGGCGTCCCCCGGCGGCTGGCGATCGATGACCTTGCCCATCGTCGCACACAGCCGCAAATTGATTCAGGCAGTTGACGAGTTGGGCCAGCACCACCTGTTGATCCCGGCCGACGGGACGCCTCATCCGGAAAATACCCGCAGCCCGCTGGCCATGTCGTTCCGGAACTTCCGTTTCGGGACCGGCGGCGAAACGGCTGCCGAAGGCAGGTACTTCGACATCCATTGCCGACTGCCGGCATTGAACTTAGAGTTCGACACGGTGGTCGGCGAGGTCATAGCGGCAGTCGAAAACGCCAGTCACCCAATCGGTGCGGCAGCGGCGACGCTCGCAGCATGGCGACGGCTGTTTGCAACGCTGGCGGACGTACGGCCGCTCACACACCAGGAGAAATTGGCAGCTTTCGGGGAGTTATCTGTACTTCAAGATCTCGTTGTCGGATTCTCGGATTTTCATGCGGCGTCGTGGACCGGCCCTGAGCGGAAACCACATGACTTCGAGCTTGCGGATGCGAGTATCGAAGTCAAGTCCGTAGGTGACAACTCGGAAACCATAACTGTTCACGGACTGGAGCAGCTCGTTTCGGCGGACGGTAAGCCTCTCTACCTCATCATCCGCCGGGTCGTCGAGGAGCCCAACGGGCGAACAGTGCCCGAACTGCTCGGTGAGATCCTCACCGAATGCGATGATCCCGCTGTCGTGCGACAACGAGCCGCCAGAATTGGTGTATATGAGTCTATGGAAGACGTCACGCGATTCGAAGTCACGGAGAGCTTGATCGGCAAGGTAGACAACGACTTTCCGCGGATCACCCGAGACACTCTCGGACCCGTGTTAGCGGACGTAGTCAGTGGCCTCAGCTACGACATACAACTTGCAGCCGTTCGCGATCGGCTGACTCCTGGGTCGGTCGATACGCTCCAGAAAAGGAAATCATGA
- a CDS encoding Z1 domain-containing protein, whose product MAVDLDQFYDMFADWAMGHGGASAAADRFLSVGVIDESQAALLVKRFQERVQKVMQGGPIIKPKHEDSWYPGALETDQCWGAFRQQLIEKGRGNQIDALNEASDTIVRLTPDPSGEPRSARGLVVGHIQSGKTTNFTAVAAKLADRKYRMVIVLAGIHNSLRKQTQDRLIKNLTAKVPGRWFTITGVDGDFDLTRLGDDSKKPGKQDAVAYLSAHGQTSLLVVKKNAAVLRKLHLWLNKPSARDVLQTAQVLVIDDEADQASIETNTINPLIRQILGLFSRGTYIGYTATPFANVFIDPSDSDDLYPRDFIYPLPQPENYFGSSTLFGRDVPDLDQDDEQGLDMIRIIPDEDEFLLRPRGRADLDDFYPVVTHELRSAIRWFVLATAARWRRGDRGDSSMLIHTSFQTSVHEKFAPVIDAELKRLLASLISADPAVLDELRSLWTFESSRVPAEQFNLTPLTFDEIGPFLHAVVDDCRIIIDNSKSEARLQYDEEESYTVIAIGGNTLSRGITLEGLVSSVFLRPTNTYDTLLQMGRWFGFRVGYEDLPRIWMTDDLRRAFRHLALVEHEMRQDMAVYELQGITPMEAAVRIRTHPALRVTAKMGAARPNRISYSGARLQTRFYRRWNEPWLANNWRAGERLVAAAMRHSQPEPLANGGVVLRNVKVNDVRSFLEEYDIVPDQADMSTEQLLQYIEHQNALDDPKLVRWNVAVIGGSGEDVQLAGLTVPSSIRAPYKGSGEVADIKTLMSKVDLVVDVDGLSSTEARSMTEAELKERRIEAPELRGKGLLVLYPLDRIGKPHSDRSAGVREPMNASSNPLGLALVFPKTSYSDSERDAVQMTHVAVDLATFPEEVDTDAEVYGARR is encoded by the coding sequence ATGGCCGTAGATCTCGATCAGTTCTACGACATGTTCGCGGACTGGGCGATGGGCCATGGTGGCGCTTCCGCGGCGGCTGACCGGTTCCTCAGTGTGGGTGTGATCGACGAGTCCCAGGCCGCACTGCTCGTCAAGCGCTTCCAAGAGCGGGTGCAGAAGGTGATGCAGGGCGGACCGATCATCAAGCCGAAGCATGAGGACTCCTGGTACCCGGGGGCGCTCGAGACCGACCAGTGCTGGGGCGCATTCCGCCAACAGCTGATCGAGAAGGGAAGAGGAAACCAGATCGACGCTCTGAATGAGGCCTCGGACACGATCGTCCGGCTCACACCTGATCCCAGTGGCGAGCCGCGGTCGGCACGGGGACTGGTTGTAGGACATATCCAGAGTGGGAAGACGACGAATTTCACTGCGGTGGCAGCAAAGTTGGCGGACCGGAAGTACCGCATGGTGATAGTGCTGGCCGGCATCCACAACTCGCTGCGAAAGCAGACTCAGGATCGATTGATCAAAAATCTCACGGCCAAGGTTCCAGGACGGTGGTTCACAATCACCGGCGTTGACGGCGACTTCGACCTGACCCGGCTGGGCGATGACTCCAAGAAGCCTGGAAAGCAGGACGCCGTCGCCTATCTCTCCGCGCACGGCCAGACATCATTGCTGGTCGTGAAAAAGAACGCCGCAGTTCTCCGAAAGCTGCACCTGTGGCTGAACAAGCCGAGCGCGAGGGACGTGCTCCAGACGGCTCAAGTGCTCGTGATCGACGACGAGGCCGACCAAGCATCGATCGAGACGAACACCATCAACCCTTTGATTCGACAGATCCTGGGACTGTTTTCGCGCGGTACGTACATCGGCTACACTGCAACACCTTTCGCGAATGTCTTCATCGACCCCTCTGATTCAGACGATCTGTACCCGAGAGACTTCATCTACCCACTTCCGCAGCCTGAGAACTATTTCGGGTCGTCGACACTCTTCGGAAGGGACGTCCCAGACCTGGACCAGGATGATGAACAGGGCTTGGACATGATCCGGATCATCCCTGACGAAGACGAATTCCTACTCAGACCTCGCGGCAGAGCCGACCTTGACGACTTCTACCCAGTGGTGACCCACGAGCTGCGGTCGGCAATCCGCTGGTTCGTCCTAGCGACCGCTGCCCGGTGGCGTCGGGGCGACAGGGGTGATTCATCCATGTTGATTCACACCTCGTTCCAGACTTCAGTTCACGAAAAGTTCGCACCTGTCATAGATGCCGAACTGAAACGGCTGCTGGCCTCACTGATATCGGCCGATCCAGCAGTACTCGATGAGCTGCGCAGCCTATGGACTTTCGAGAGCTCTCGCGTACCCGCGGAACAGTTCAACCTGACGCCGCTGACGTTCGATGAGATCGGACCGTTCCTTCACGCCGTTGTCGATGACTGTCGAATCATCATCGACAATTCCAAGAGCGAGGCCAGGCTCCAATATGACGAGGAAGAGTCGTACACGGTCATCGCAATCGGCGGCAACACCCTGTCGCGAGGAATCACGCTCGAGGGCCTGGTCTCAAGCGTCTTCCTCCGTCCGACGAACACTTACGACACCCTGCTGCAGATGGGCCGGTGGTTCGGCTTCCGAGTCGGATACGAGGATCTGCCGCGAATCTGGATGACGGACGATCTGCGCCGAGCCTTCCGACATCTCGCGCTCGTCGAGCATGAGATGCGGCAGGACATGGCGGTCTACGAATTGCAGGGAATCACTCCTATGGAAGCCGCCGTGCGTATTCGTACCCACCCCGCACTTCGAGTTACAGCGAAGATGGGTGCTGCGAGACCGAATCGGATCTCCTATTCCGGCGCCCGTCTACAGACTCGTTTCTACCGACGCTGGAACGAACCCTGGCTGGCGAACAACTGGCGCGCTGGCGAGCGGCTCGTTGCGGCGGCGATGCGGCACAGCCAGCCGGAACCTCTGGCCAACGGAGGTGTGGTGCTGCGCAACGTGAAAGTGAACGACGTTCGCAGTTTTCTCGAGGAATACGACATCGTTCCGGACCAAGCCGATATGAGTACTGAGCAGCTACTCCAGTACATCGAGCATCAGAACGCGCTGGATGACCCGAAACTCGTCCGCTGGAACGTCGCAGTAATAGGCGGCAGTGGTGAGGACGTGCAGCTGGCCGGCTTAACCGTCCCCTCGTCTATCCGTGCGCCGTACAAGGGCAGCGGCGAGGTGGCAGACATCAAGACCCTTATGAGCAAGGTCGACCTCGTCGTCGATGTCGACGGACTGTCCAGCACCGAAGCGCGCAGTATGACAGAGGCGGAGTTGAAGGAGCGACGAATCGAAGCGCCCGAACTCCGAGGCAAAGGCCTCCTAGTCCTCTATCCATTGGACCGAATCGGCAAACCACATTCGGACAGGAGTGCCGGAGTGCGTGAACCCATGAATGCCTCCTCAAACCCACTCGGACTGGCCCTTGTGTTCCCCAAGACCTCGTACTCGGACAGCGAACGCGACGCCGTGCAGATGACGCATGTCGCTGTCGATCTCGCGACATTCCCAGAGGAGGTTGATACTGACGCCGAGGTATACGGGGCACGGAGATGA
- a CDS encoding ABC-F family ATP-binding cassette domain-containing protein, translating into MTATLVAKDVAGGFAHRTLFEGVDLTVAPGDVIGVVGANGAGKSTLLRILAGALQPLDGSVNIAPADAFVGWLPQEHERVEGETVGAYIARRTGCAQAAQAMDAAAAALADPDRAPTHTDPADAYSIALDHWLVTGAADLDDRVPAVLADLGLASEAVRPESTLMTGLSGGQAARVGLAALMLSRFDIVLLDEPTNDLDLDGLARLEQFVRDLRGGVVLVSHDREFLARSVTRVLELDLAQNTTTVFGGGYDSYLEEREINRRHRREQYEEFAEKKADLVARARTQREWSSQGVRNAMRKAPDNDKNRRRAATDSSEKQAQKVRQMESRIARLEEVVEPRKEWTLQFSIGAAPRSSSVVATLDSAVVRQGDFVLGPVSLQVSAGERIGIVGPNGAGKSTLLRLLLGRQQPDAGRASLGANVAIGEIDQARADFTGPTRLVDRFEQRVPDWSTADVRTLLAKFGLTADHVERAADDLSPGERTRAGLALLQARGTNVLVLDEPTNHLDLPAIEQLEQALETYDGALLLVTHDRRMLQNVRLDRSWLVEGGSVTEL; encoded by the coding sequence ATGACCGCAACACTCGTCGCCAAGGACGTCGCCGGCGGCTTCGCGCACCGCACGCTGTTCGAGGGCGTTGACCTCACCGTGGCACCCGGCGACGTCATCGGTGTCGTGGGTGCCAACGGCGCCGGCAAGAGCACCCTGTTGCGGATCCTCGCCGGCGCCCTGCAGCCGCTCGACGGCTCGGTCAACATCGCCCCGGCCGACGCGTTCGTCGGTTGGCTGCCGCAGGAGCACGAGCGGGTGGAAGGGGAGACCGTCGGCGCCTATATCGCCCGCCGGACCGGCTGCGCACAGGCCGCGCAGGCCATGGACGCCGCGGCCGCGGCCCTGGCAGATCCGGATCGGGCTCCCACGCATACCGATCCGGCCGACGCCTACTCCATTGCGCTGGACCATTGGCTTGTCACCGGCGCGGCGGACCTCGACGACCGGGTGCCGGCGGTGCTCGCCGACCTCGGACTGGCCTCGGAGGCTGTACGGCCCGAGTCGACGCTGATGACCGGGCTGTCGGGTGGGCAGGCCGCCCGGGTGGGCTTGGCTGCGCTGATGCTGTCGCGGTTCGACATCGTCCTGCTCGATGAGCCGACCAACGATCTCGACCTGGACGGGCTGGCCCGGCTGGAGCAGTTCGTCCGTGATCTTCGTGGCGGGGTGGTGCTGGTCAGCCACGATCGGGAGTTCCTGGCCCGCAGCGTCACTCGTGTCCTGGAATTGGATCTGGCTCAGAACACCACAACCGTGTTCGGCGGCGGATACGACAGCTATCTCGAGGAACGGGAGATCAACCGCCGGCACCGGCGTGAACAGTACGAGGAATTCGCCGAGAAGAAGGCCGACCTGGTCGCTCGTGCCCGCACGCAGCGGGAATGGTCGAGCCAGGGCGTCCGCAACGCGATGCGCAAGGCGCCGGACAACGACAAGAATCGGCGCCGCGCCGCTACGGATTCCAGTGAGAAACAGGCGCAGAAGGTGCGTCAGATGGAGAGCCGGATCGCCCGCCTGGAGGAGGTCGTCGAACCCCGCAAGGAATGGACCCTGCAATTCAGCATCGGGGCCGCACCTCGGTCGAGTTCGGTGGTTGCGACACTCGACAGTGCCGTGGTGCGGCAAGGCGATTTCGTCCTCGGCCCCGTGTCGCTACAGGTCAGTGCCGGCGAAAGGATCGGCATCGTGGGCCCCAACGGGGCCGGAAAGTCGACGCTGCTGCGACTGCTGCTTGGCCGTCAGCAGCCCGACGCGGGCCGCGCAAGCCTGGGTGCGAACGTTGCTATCGGTGAAATCGACCAGGCGCGCGCCGACTTCACCGGCCCCACCCGGCTGGTCGATCGCTTCGAGCAGCGGGTGCCGGACTGGTCGACCGCCGACGTGCGAACCCTGCTGGCGAAGTTCGGGCTGACCGCCGACCATGTGGAGCGCGCGGCCGACGACCTTTCGCCCGGGGAGCGCACCCGCGCCGGCCTGGCGTTGCTGCAGGCCCGCGGCACGAACGTGTTGGTCCTCGACGAACCGACCAACCATCTCGATCTGCCTGCCATCGAACAGCTTGAGCAGGCGCTGGAAACCTACGACGGTGCGCTGCTGTTGGTGACCCACGACCGCCGGATGTTGCAGAACGTCCGGTTGGACCGCTCCTGGCTAGTCGAGGGCGGGAGCGTCACCGAGTTGTAG
- a CDS encoding nuclear transport factor 2 family protein: MTLEERLTALEQIEAIKALKHRYFRACDAKDPETFRACFIARGADIHYGPLGGFDDADQIAAVFTRVALHKVDGKPVILDMHHGMHPDIALTGPGTATGRWTLKFRQLNLIERTERLLTGEYDDDYVIEDGSWKMARSHFRQLWAITRPQGDDWILEQGEI, translated from the coding sequence ATGACTCTCGAGGAGCGGCTGACCGCGCTCGAACAGATCGAGGCGATCAAAGCCCTCAAGCACCGCTATTTCCGGGCCTGCGACGCCAAAGACCCCGAGACCTTCCGGGCCTGCTTCATCGCCCGCGGCGCCGACATTCATTACGGACCTTTGGGCGGATTCGACGACGCCGACCAGATCGCCGCGGTGTTCACCCGGGTCGCGTTGCACAAGGTCGACGGCAAACCGGTGATCCTCGACATGCACCACGGCATGCACCCCGACATCGCCCTCACCGGCCCCGGCACGGCCACCGGACGCTGGACGCTGAAATTCCGCCAGCTCAACCTGATCGAGCGCACCGAACGCCTGCTCACCGGCGAGTACGACGACGACTACGTGATCGAGGACGGGAGCTGGAAAATGGCCCGCAGCCACTTCCGGCAGCTCTGGGCCATCACCCGGCCGCAAGGCGACGATTGGATTCTGGAGCAGGGGGAGATCTGA
- a CDS encoding SDR family NAD(P)-dependent oxidoreductase, whose product MSARIALVTGASRSVGKGVALALGSHGWTVYVTARGEVGADGPLDQTARAVTERGGRGIAVQCDHRDDAQIAALFARIADEYDGRLDLLVNNVWAAPKGFAGFTEKFWQRPLSDWDTLIGVGLRAHYVASVRAAQLMVARGAGLIANISSFGARGHLHSVLYGMSKAGLDKMAADMAVELTGTGVSAVSLWPGLVKNEVMQGFMDRGLDNFQGYPLANAETPEFIGRVIAALADDPDIAARSGHTLITAEAALDFRVTDIEGNQPDSHRALFGGGPLY is encoded by the coding sequence ATGAGCGCCCGGATCGCCCTGGTCACCGGGGCCAGCCGCAGCGTCGGCAAAGGCGTCGCGTTGGCGCTCGGCTCACACGGCTGGACGGTGTATGTCACCGCGCGCGGCGAGGTCGGCGCCGATGGGCCGCTGGATCAGACCGCCCGGGCGGTCACCGAACGCGGTGGCCGCGGCATCGCCGTGCAGTGTGACCACCGCGACGACGCGCAGATCGCCGCGCTGTTCGCCCGCATCGCCGACGAGTACGACGGCCGGCTGGACCTGCTGGTCAACAACGTGTGGGCCGCGCCGAAGGGCTTCGCCGGGTTCACCGAGAAGTTCTGGCAGCGCCCGCTCTCGGACTGGGACACCCTGATCGGGGTGGGGCTGCGCGCCCACTACGTCGCCTCGGTGCGCGCCGCGCAGCTGATGGTGGCGCGCGGTGCGGGCCTGATCGCCAACATCTCCTCCTTCGGCGCCCGCGGGCACCTGCACTCGGTGCTCTACGGCATGTCCAAGGCCGGACTGGACAAGATGGCCGCCGACATGGCCGTCGAACTGACCGGAACCGGGGTGAGCGCGGTCTCGCTGTGGCCGGGCCTGGTCAAAAACGAAGTCATGCAGGGCTTCATGGACCGCGGACTGGACAACTTCCAGGGCTACCCGCTGGCCAACGCCGAAACCCCGGAGTTCATCGGCCGTGTCATCGCCGCCCTGGCCGACGACCCGGACATCGCGGCTCGCAGCGGACACACCTTGATCACCGCCGAGGCCGCGCTGGACTTTCGTGTCACCGACATCGAGGGCAACCAGCCCGATTCGCACCGCGCCCTGTTCGGCGGCGGGCCGCTCTACTGA